GATCTTCCTTGTCTCGTATGGCTCTTGCACTAGGATTGTCAACTTTAATGCCTCCCACATCACCACCGACCCCTACTGGGTGGCTGCCAGGGCCACTTGGTACGGTGCGCCAACCGGCGCTGGCCCCTATGACAACGGTATGTACAAGAATGTTGGTGCATGGTGCTAGATCGTATATGGTGTGCATTGTTGTTGGACGATATGTAAGCTTTTGTGAATGCAGGTGGTGCTTGTGGGTTCAAGAATGTGAACCTACctcctttctcggccatgacatcGTGCGGCAACCAGCCCCTGTTCAAGGATGGCAAGGGCTGTGGCTCGTGCTACCAGGTGCATTACTTGGTCAGAGTTACTATTTCTAGGATATCAAGAAGTTCATTTGTGCTGTTGGCTGTCCTCGTGAAAATGGAAACAGAGACAGACCGACAGAAAACTAGGTGACTAACTCCTTTCATTTATTGCTGACCTTTTTCAGATACGTTGTGTCAACCACCCGGCATGCTCTGGCAACCCGGAGACTGTGATGATCACCGACATGAATTACTACCCAGTCGCCAAGTACCACTTTGATCTCAGTGGCACGGCGTTTGGTGGCATGGCACAGCCCGGCCGCGACAATGAGCTCCGCCACGCCGGCATCATCGACATCCAGTTTAGGAGGTCCGTAACATGCACTGCTTGTTTCATAGAACCACACGGCAAGCAATCTGAAGGCCCTACACCAACAAAATCATACTTCCACTTCACAATTTGGCGTTTTTGTGTGCCTATTGACAAGCCTAGTCCAAATGAAGCATAACATGGCATGTTCCTGTACCTGTAGGGTGCCCTGCATCTACCCCGGGCAGACAGTGACCTTCCACATCGAGCACGGCTCAAACCCCAACTACTTAGCAGTGCTCGTCGAGTTCGAAGATGGCGATGGCGATGTGGTCCAGGTGGACATAATGGAGGCCAACTCTGGGTGGTGGATGCCGATGCGGGAGTCGTGGGGATCCATCTGGAGGATGGACTCCAAGCGCCGGCTGCAGGGGCCCTTCTCGCTGCGCATCACTAACGAGTCAGGCGAGACATTGGTGGCTTACCAGGTCATCCCGGCAAACTGGGCGCCCAACAGCTACTACCGCTCCAACATCCAGTACGAGGCTTTTGGCTCTGCTGCTGGACAGGCTACTGGCTCTGCTGTTGGACTGGTCATTAGCTCTGCTGCTCGACTGCACACGTTAATTACCAGGATCATTGGCTTGATCTGTTTGGTATTATTGTATCATTTGCAAGGGATTGAGGTGCCTTAGTTTTAATTAGCACTTGACATGTTGGGTGTCCTACGCTGTAGGTGGTGTTGTGTGTTTGCTGGAGGCGTCGTCGGTCCAGAGTTTCATCTTTTCGAAAAAGTTTTGAAACCAAATAATTTTCCTATGAATTTCGTTGATTCCTGCGTGACAGGTAGCTGATGTAGCTCTGTGGGAGATGTACACATGTATTTGGTGCTAGATAGCTGGGCTGTCCTGTCTTGTTCTGGCTGTTGTAAGGGGCTCACTGCTTTCAACTGTTCTATAAAtcttactagtcggttgcccgtgcgttacgACGCTTACaataatacccacgtaaactatccaccaaaaagatctcaagattttttattgattgtctcagctctctgtataatatttttttatttggctaaccgatgttattgtttactccatgcaatatgtgttggtacaacacggccaatgaagTGAACGATTAGAAAAGAGTTTACAACGACTAACTGAATGaatagagattataaaatgatataattctaccatacagagaccaaataagataaagtttgtgagctcaagtttctaaaataagtcacatgaagtcaaactgataaaaaagatagatcaaaatatggagtgattactaaagtcaggcatcaatacaaacttgatgtgctccatataaattatgctatttcgtagcaattactaacatttaaaaccaacaaataacctttcattttacagttagtgtgacaaatcattgttgctccatccaattcagcaacctcaaacaccatgtagtccattgcgccaatattgtttcagaaacgacctaatgcttgcaagagccaagaacatcGTGTCGTGCTTGGCTGTAGCattggcccgtagtgctggcctgacccgacacgattatatttttttattttacaaaaaacgtatatacatatatacaatttatattcaatattaaaaaacatcttagcatgatgttctactggttagacagcttcacccattgtctcccgcccttcttccatcagggcatgggttcaaaccccacctcttgcacctttagttgtggcccgcgtgcgtCTGGTCCGTGCCGGGCCACCGTTTAGCCATCTATAGTCGTGcaacggattaatttgaaatagctgtgaggggttatttgtaaaaagatgacgtggAACGactgttgaaactggtgctttaagtatagtatagatataaAAAAAGAATGGAAGAAAGTTGTTTCAAATAGAAAATTTGAAATTACATTTTGGAAATCCTCGCTGTAAATGAAGTTTTGTCCGCCAGACCCAGCACCCCCCACCCGCATGGCCCACACAACGCATTCCAGTACGGCTGCCGCCGGCGCTCGTGGGCCCCATGTGTCAGGGGCGTCTTTCCCAAATCGCTCCCCCGCACTAGGCGCCATGATCGAAGATGGTGAACACTTGTTTAGATGGAATTTTCGGATATCCGGATTTTTTTCGGATAACAAATACGGATATGGATATTTTGTTCGGATATCAAATTCGGATACAATATGTctgatatccgtcggatatcgaATGTCCGGATATTTTCTCGAATAAATCTTCTCGGATATCCGGATAGCTGTGTGCATTTTGTTGATTtttgtagaaagaaattaataatacacaaatagtctcagaaaatcatgaaaaaaTTATGGAGGCATACcatatgtccacatataatcctccaaaatatttggaccataaaatacacaatatgatagtgtttctttcatttcactttcacttgttGTGTGAATTACACGTGAAATCCTCTAAGTATCCAAGGTCACTTGAGGTTATATtcttatagaatgtttattagtcttggtaacttatttgcattttgatgattttatgcaaaataaattaataatacgcACATAGCCTAAAAATTCATTATTTTTTAAAAAACGTGACATATGTACACATGTAATACTAAAAATGTTTGGACTCAAGGAGTGGATACATGATTACAACCATGATATGTGTGGAATGATGTCTTACACGATATCCGACAAAAAATTCGTCACCGATAATATCCGTGTCCGACTAGTTCCTTATTCGACACACAACTATCCGTATTTGTATCTGAGAACATCCGTATTCATATCCAAAGCTA
This portion of the Zea mays cultivar B73 chromosome 2, Zm-B73-REFERENCE-NAM-5.0, whole genome shotgun sequence genome encodes:
- the LOC100285807 gene encoding beta-expansin 1a precursor, which codes for MSVQSKVVALGALIFLVSYGSCTRIVNFNASHITTDPYWVAARATWYGAPTGAGPYDNGGACGFKNVNLPPFSAMTSCGNQPLFKDGKGCGSCYQIRCVNHPACSGNPETVMITDMNYYPVAKYHFDLSGTAFGGMAQPGRDNELRHAGIIDIQFRRVPCIYPGQTVTFHIEHGSNPNYLAVLVEFEDGDGDVVQVDIMEANSGWWMPMRESWGSIWRMDSKRRLQGPFSLRITNESGETLVAYQVIPANWAPNSYYRSNIQYEAFGSAAGQATGSAVGLVISSAARLHTLITRIIGLICLVLLYHLQGIEVP
- the LOC100285807 gene encoding beta-expansin 1a isoform X2 codes for the protein MTSCGNQPLFKDGKGCGSCYQIRCVNHPACSGNPETVMITDMNYYPVAKYHFDLSGTAFGGMAQPGRDNELRHAGIIDIQFRRVPCIYPGQTVTFHIEHGSNPNYLAVLVEFEDGDGDVVQVDIMEANSGWWMPMRESWGSIWRMDSKRRLQGPFSLRITNESGETLVAYQVIPANWAPNSYYRSNIQYEAFGSAAGQATGSAVGLVISSAARLHTLITRIIGLICLVLLYHLQGIEVP